attcagcgcgtcaggcagcattgctggacaacatagatagatgatgttttagtGGAGACCCTCCTTCCGACTCTTTGCAAACCATGAACTCTTAACAAAGACTCTTCGCAAACCATGAATTAACAAAGGCTACATGGTTTCTTgattttaaatctttccactcccaTTTACTACATTATTTATTTCATCCGTAATACTATTTAACACTATCAAAAGATCCACACCCCTGAAAAATATACAATGTTTCAAAATATCATGTGcactgctttttttccccacactttTCTTTGTTCAGAGAAGCAACACTTTAACTTTGCTGCTCAGTCCCAATACAATATAAAAGTCCAGAAAAGTGACGgaagaaattatttttttctatttgcaTTGCTAAGTCTTCTTCTCAACAAGTGTTCTTGCCCAAGGTGAGGAACTTATAACAGCGGACTGTAATAACTGTCTAACAGTAAGTAACTACAATCGGAGTTCTCCCTTCTGATTTGAAACATGAGGCTCCAGGGATTTCCAGCTGAATCCACACTGGAAAGGCCCTAAATGCAATGAGCCATGCTGGTGAACCCTCTGGAGGCCATTCTTGGTAATAACATGGCTTCTAATTTCATGAActgatattatttattatgtagaaAAGAACAGCGGATGCTGATTTTCACTGGTGAGTTATTAATGAAATAACATGATTTCAAGAGGGTGGCCATTTAACACCGAGCTACATTGGGATTTATTTTTGTAGAGGGTAgcaaatttctggaattctcatcTCCAGAAATTGTGGAGGATGGATCACTAGAAGcatttaaagtgaagatagataAATGTTTGAAAGTTTGGGGAACTGAGGATGATAGGCTATTGGCAAAGGGAAGGTAAGGCCTGGGAACTATTCAGTTACCATCAGAGTGGATGGCAGAGATGGCTTGAGTGGCTAGGTAGCCTATATCTGCTATTCTTTTGTGTTTTTGTGGTGGCTGAAACTTGTCTCCTGTTAAGTTGCAGGGTCAGTTCAATGTTGATGACACATggacatacacatgcacacgcataTCCAGACCTTTGTCTAAACCAGGCTATAATTTATTTTCCCCCTTGTACCCTCAAATAGCTACAAACAGGAAGATAAACTAGTGGCCAGCAGTCCAGGGCTACTTAGCTACCGGTCATCTTGCCCCACAGTGGACGAACTTGATTTCGTTTTGTGTAAACTGCTTAAAAAGTTAAGAAAATCTGAGATTTTTACTTTTGGTCCCCTGTCAGTCAGCAGTTTTATTGGATGATCAACAATTTCGAAGCATTgtgtgaaagaaggaactgcacagatagacacaataaaagctggagtaactcagcgggacaggcagcaacaccagagaaaaggaaatggtgacgtttcgggtcgagacccttctgccgcCTGACACGTTGAAGaaccccagcgttttgtgtctaatgTCGAATCATTGTTTTGTACTCTGTTTCTTTCACCAGTTCAGCCTTTATCCTCTGGTAGGATTGCTGCTCCATTAGTAGGTCCTTGTGCCTTAGACTttcagagatatagcgcagatacAGACCGATCAGTCGACACACTAGCACCATTCTACACACGAGAGATAATTTATTGTGCTTGGATTAGATATCTAGAATTTCTACTTTTTTTCCCCGTGAATAGTTTCACTTTCCAGGTTCCTGGTTCATGAATCCCGGTTACATAAAATACTGGGTGGACTCTGCGGTTCAGTCAGAATCTGTGGAGATCATTGACAAACGACATTTCTGGcaatgatccttcttcagacccgataaAGCTGCATGTGGTTCTAGTCCTTGATtattgctgtctgaaattcacgaaGCATTCCACACATTCCCCGACCCTTGTCACCGCTCCCCATCACATACACCCATGTCGACATCAGGCTTATCCGTGAAGCAATGTTTGTCCCCTCGCCATCGAACTGTGCATCTGTGAGTTACAATTGACTTAATTacacccgaagaagggtctcgacccgaaacctcacccattccttctctccagagatgctgcctgtcccgctgagttactctagcactttgagtctatctttaacTACACCACCAGCTGGGCAAACAAGGGGACTTAAGATAGGCACTGGTGCATTTCTGgaggcaaaacgctggagtacttCTCATcgcgacaggcaacatctctggagagaaggaatgggcgacgtttcgggtcgagacccttcttcagacctgatgtcTCCGCCCTTAAATCTTATACGCGGCGTCTCCGCTGCCTTTCCCTTGAACGCTGTGCAATGCGAAGAGCATAATTTCAAAGGGATGAATGATCCAGGTCCCGCTGTGTCCGGTTGGAGCGCCAGGCACGGCTGGTTCTGGTCACTACTGGGTGCACGGGGCGATATCTGAACGTGTTTGCAATTTGATCCCCAAAGGGGAGTTAGGAAAGCTAAAAGAAAGAGGTGTCTTCAGATCACTCTATCATCCATGCTGGTGATGCGGCGAAAAGTAGTCGTCCGCTTGCCCGGCGCAGATCACagcgccctctcctctcctcgcctcatCTCGcctctcctgtttcctcctaacCATTCTCATGGACCCTTGAACTCTTCTCCTTTCCACACcttcaatcctttccactcatctacACCCACCATTCCCACCCTGATCGATCCCTGCAACCGCCAcctttcccaccccctccctgctAGTTGCTCTCTTTCTACCCCTTCCATTCTAGATActttctggatacattcaagagagagctatagacaatagacaataggtgcaggagtaggccattcggcccttagagccagcaccgccattcaatgtgatcatggctgatcatccacaatcagtaccccgttcctgccttctccccatatcccctgactgcgttatttttaagagccctatctagctctctcttgaaatcatccagagagccgcctccactgccttttgaggtcgagaattccgcagactcaccactctctgtgagaacaagtgtagcctcgtatccgttctaaatggcttactccttatttttcaactgtggcccctggttctggactcccccaacaacgggaacatgtttcctgcctctagcgtgttacccctctcatccttctaaactccagagtgtacaagtccagctgcttcattctctcagcatatgacagtcccgccatctcgggaattaaccttgtaaacctacgctgcactccctcaatagcaagaatgcccttcctcagattaggggaccaaaactgtacacgatactccaggtgtggtctcactagggctctgtacaactgcagaaggagataaggagataaggagataaggagatagatagatagatagatagatagacagacagacagacagacagacagacagacagacagacagacagacagacagatagatagatagatctcttaaaaatagcggagtcaggggatatggggagaaggcgggaacggggtactgattggggatgatcagccatgatcacattgaatggcggtgctggctctaagggccgaatggcctacttctgtacctattgtctattgtatattcctTTCCTATCTTCCCTCTTTCCTTTTCTCTTCTGCTTTCCCTTTTCTCTTCATTTCCTTTccaactcctctccccctccttgccCCCTCCTTCCTTTGTCCACCTTCTTCCTGTCCTTTCTTCCTGCTTCCATCTTCCCTTCTCCACTCTATCATCTGTTTGATTTTCTCCTGCTCTCTGCGGAGCCTCTTCTGTCCTTCCCACACTCACACCCAACATCTCTCCTTTCTCACCCCTGACCAACATTCTTCCACAATCACCCCGAGTCCTCAACATATTTACCAATTGCATGCTTTAAGTATGCAGAGACAGAGCACTTTTTGTAGTTAACTTTTCTCCAAGTTGAAGGTGGCTACTGTCAAGCACGTCATCTTGTAACACCAAATAAAGATGTCAATCCTTGTCCCATCTATATTCTTTGAAAGGCATAACTAGAGAACTGCCTGCAATATATTTCCTGGTACTGCATTGCTTCCAATGGAGATACCCAAGGATCTATCCGTGCACACTTCTATCCACATGCTGTCCCTCAACAACAATGtataaaaacaaattatttttcctatttttccacactccacaaagacctggatcgagtggatgcgtagaggatgtttccacaattgGGAGAGTCTAAGGCcaaagggcatagcctcagaataaaaggatgtactgttAGGAggcagatgaggatgaatttctttactttctctccctctttttacAGAAAGACATACAATATGTGATGGAGACACAAgttgctggaatcctgaacaaaacacaaagcgttggtggaacttagcagatcaggcagcatctgtggagaatggacagacaacattttgggttgggatcctgttTCAGACTGAGTCCGAAATGTCATttgtccattcgctccacagatgctgcctgacccattgagttcctccagcactgtgttttggtatatatacaaCAGTTGGGCTTTAGATATAACCAAACTAAAAGTGAAATGCAGTGAATACTTACATATTGGACTCATCAATACAAAGAGAAATCAACACATTTTTTTATTTGCATATGCTGATACCTTACaagaaataaaaatgtttattgttttttcataatATGGAAGCTATACCATAGAGAGCCATCAAAATCTTCCTAGGATTGTACATGATTTAGCTGCTGTTACTACATTAGTCTATGAAAGAGTATATCTTTGGTGGCCAATTATATTTTAAGATATCTACTCTGTTTAtgatcaacatattgaaaaatgctGCATTCAAGAATTCCCGTAAAAACACCTGGCTCTGACACGGATTAGTGAGAAACAAAGTATTTCATTTACTTAAACCAATGCTTTTTGATCAATATCCCTTCCATTTTCTAACATTTTACAAAGATATACAATATGAATAAACATTATAAATAGCTTTTTGTTCAAAGCTAAAAAGGTAAAGAAATTTAAATTTTATCTTCAGATTAATTTGGATTTCCTTGGGAATCATCTTCCTTTTCAGTTCCATCTGTCTCCTGATCGCCTTGATAAAGTTTATCATACCCTGCACTGTAAGGGTTATATGCCAGGTGATAGTCATCGTAAGATGTTGTCACATCATTGACATCATTCTCGAAAGGACACGAGTATTCAAGATCTGGATCACAGATCATTTCATAGCGACCCCTGTCTTGGGAATCGAGCTCTTCATCCTTAAAGGCGAATCGCTGCACATGGCATTCGACATCATACTCGGGATCACAGTCAGAGTCTGTTTCATACACATCCTCCTCTTCATTGTGGCAGCTGGAGTCATAGATCGGGTCGCAGTCTTCTTTGTGAGCTTGGTCATCCTCGTGAGCCTCAGATGAGGCACAATCACGATGGTAGTCAGGGTCACAAGTAAGATCCTTCTCTGATGGATGATAATCCATTGCCTCTCTACCACAGTAAGGGTCATAAGGGTCACATTCTTCAGTATCAGTTTTCTCACTGCTGTGGGAAGGAGTGCCGCTACAATCAGGATCCAGGTCAGATGGGCAATCGCGGTTTGATTCACCTGAGTTAGTTGGTCGGTTGTTGCAGTTGGGGTCATAGTCTGTATCACAATCTTCAACGGTTGTCCGGTATTGCTCGTTCACTTGAGACTCGTATCCATTACAATCGGATTCAAAACTAGGATTGCAGTTTCCTGTAGTCGTTCTTTCCTGCTCTCTAGCCCGGAATAAGGAATAGTAGCATTCAGGATCAGTGTACGGGTCACACTTCTCAGTGGCTATTTCTTCATCCCCTCCAGCGTGGGATCGGGAATAACATTGAGGATCAGTGTACGGGTCACACTGCTCTACGTCCGTTCTCTCTTGTTTACTATGGGTTTGGGAATTACATgcagggttagtgttagggtcgCAATTCTCTGCTGCTGTTCTTTCTTTCTCCCTGGCATGTGATCGGGAATAACACTCAGGATCAGTGTAGGGATCACACTTCCCAGTGGctattccctctttctctcttgaAGGCGTTTTGAGTTGACAACCGGGATCCCTGGAAGGGTCGCAGTTCTCCGTGGCTCCTCTTTCTTGCTCCCAAGTGCGGGATTGGGATTCGCACTCAGGATCAACGGATGGGTCACAATTCTCCGCACTAGCTCTCTGCTTTTCCCTGGCGTAATATAGAGCGTAATAACACTCGGGATCAGTGTACGGATCACAGTTCTCTGTGTCTTCTCTCTGTCGCTGTCTAGTTCGGTACAGGGAATAACACTCGGGATCAGTGCGTGGATCACAGTTCTCCGAATCTCGTCTTTGTTGTTCCCTGGCCTGGTATCGGGCGTTACATTCGGGATCAGTGCGTGGGTCACAGTTCTCTGTGGGCACTCTCTGGTGTTCTCTAGACCTGGATTGTGATCTGCACTCGGGATCAGTGCGTGGGTCACAGTTCTCTAAGTCTCTCTGTTGTTCCCTGGCCTGGTATCGGGCGTTACACTCGGGATCTGTGTACGGGTCACAGTTCTCTGTTTCTTCTCGCTGTCGCTGTCTAGCTTGGTGCAGGGAATAACACTCGGGATCAGTGCGTGGGTCACAGTTCTCTAAGTCTCTCTGTTGTTCCCTGGCCTGGTACCGGGCGTTACACTCGGGATCTGTGTACGGATCACAACTCTCTAAGTCTCTCTGTTGTTCCCATGCCTGGTACCGGGCGTTACACTCGGGATCTGTGTACGGGTCACAATTTTCCGTGGCTGCTGTTTCAGGACAATATGGATCACGAGTCGGGTCACAATTTCGGCCGTTTTCCGGTACATGATTATTTTCCTCATTTCCAAGACAGTCAGCATCGGACGGATCACAAGCAACGGCAGTTTGGGAATTACGGATGGGATAGCAGTCGGGATGATAGTCGGGGTCACATGAATACCCTTCCTTTGTCCGGCCTCTATACGAGGCTTGTGACCTGCCAACTCGGTCAATGGATTTCACATTTTGACGACAGTTGGCATCATAATATGGATCACAGCGAAACTCGTTGTCAGCACCATATTCATGTGTGTCGGGACTACAGCGACGGCCAGACCTGGGATCGCACTCTGTGTCTGGGGCAGGCTCGTCCTTGGGGTGGAATGCCGAATGGCAGTTGCGGTCATAGTATGGGTCACAATCATATGGAGTTTTAGACACAGCCACAGCAGAACGGCAGTAGGGGTCACGTGCAGGGTCACAGGCAGAATGCACTTCCTCCTTTGACCTTGGAAAGCAGTTTGGATCCGTGTACGGATCACACGTTTGCTTGAGGTATGCAACCAAAGCCTGGCAGTGAGGGCTCTCTGGGTCGTAGGGGGTACAGTACTTGTTCACCAATTCAGCATATTGTGCATAAGAGTACAACTGCTGATTACACTTTGAGTCGTATCGCGGGTCACATGGGAATGGTGCTAACTGCCTAGAATGCAATTCCGGGATGCAATGACCATCTTTCTGCGGGTCACACGATTGCAATTGAGTTTTACAGCTGGGGTCCCTGTATGGATCGCAGCGCTCAACGTTACAGTACTGGTCTCTCCGTGGATCACAAGGGTATGATTCTGCTCTGCAATATGGATCCCTCCTGGGATCACAGGAGGGTGACTCTGCTCTGCAATAGGGGTCTATCTTTGGATCACAGGAATATGCCGCTGCTCTTCTGCAGTAAGGATCTGTCCTGGGGTCACAAGCGTACGCGTCCGTTCTACAATAGGGGTCTGTCTTTGGGTCACAAGAGAGTGCCCTGGGGACGCAATATGGATCCTTGGTTGGATCACACGGAGGAGGTTCCGTCCTGCAATGCGGATCTCTGTAGGGATCGCATGCCTTCTGAACGGCAGGTAAACGTTTGTGAACAACACTGGCAGTCTGACAGTCAGGATCTTTTGTGGTGTCACATTCCGCTTCCCGTAGATGCTGCAGAAGTGCTTGATGTGACCGGGCAGATTCATCTCTATTCTTGGCTTGAATATATTGCAGATACGTTCTGTCCATTTCATATACCTGGAAAATACACGAGTCAAACAGAAGCAGTTATGATAACATCCAATGTTAGATCCAAGGAATAGGCATATAAATAAATTGGCCAGAAAATGTAGAACTCAACCGAGGACAAAGAGGTTAattaagggggggaggggggggggggatagagcatgaaagaaaacttgcaaggaatataaaaactgactgtaaaagcttctttagatgtgTGAAGAGGAAAGGATTAGTGGAGACAAACATagatcccttacagtcagaaagatAAAATTATAATGGAAAATGGCAGACCAATTAAACAAGTacttcaaaggtatcaaaggtattttattagtcacattcacatacacccaggtgtagtgaagtgaaatgctttttgccattttgcagcacacaaaaaaagaatagacataacaccaatgagagtcttaaacacaaagaacatccccccacaatggctcccaccatgagggaaggcacaaagtccagtccccaaccccagttcacccatagtcgggcctattgaggcctccacagttgcctctacggaggcccgatgttccaggccgttctcgccgggtgatgttgctccgggagaatcctcccagcggcctgggaaccctggaacggccgcctacgtactggaggccgcggcttcggaagccaacaaggccgcgccggttggagctccacaattggcgatctcgtcgcgagatcccaggctcccggtgtaaagttcagcgctgccgcccgcagctggccgctccacagacccacagctccacgatgttgttcccggcggtctcagctcactggagctccagcgcagcgacccaggcaaggcatcgcccgctccccgatagcgctccagcgctgaaCCGCCGCCaaaagccgt
This sequence is a window from Leucoraja erinacea ecotype New England chromosome 14, Leri_hhj_1, whole genome shotgun sequence. Protein-coding genes within it:
- the LOC129703774 gene encoding uncharacterized protein LOC129703774; protein product: MGDAKGNIFSLILATVVLTMLLLADMLEANVLRRLLKREVDEDKIAVEPKEANNFLSKLIRSKRHTKWHQFSPDFWKAYQHFSDIGFDEGVYEMDRTYLQYIQAKNRDESARSHQALLQHLREAECDTTKDPDCQTASVVHKRLPAVQKACDPYRDPHCRTEPPPCDPTKDPYCVPRALSCDPKTDPYCRTDAYACDPRTDPYCRRAAAYSCDPKIDPYCRAESPSCDPRRDPYCRAESYPCDPRRDQYCNVERCDPYRDPSCKTQLQSCDPQKDGHCIPELHSRQLAPFPCDPRYDSKCNQQLYSYAQYAELVNKYCTPYDPESPHCQALVAYLKQTCDPYTDPNCFPRSKEEVHSACDPARDPYCRSAVAVSKTPYDCDPYYDRNCHSAFHPKDEPAPDTECDPRSGRRCSPDTHEYGADNEFRCDPYYDANCRQNVKSIDRVGRSQASYRGRTKEGYSCDPDYHPDCYPIRNSQTAVACDPSDADCLGNEENNHVPENGRNCDPTRDPYCPETAATENCDPYTDPECNARYQAWEQQRDLESCDPYTDPECNARYQAREQQRDLENCDPRTDPECYSLHQARQRQREETENCDPYTDPECNARYQAREQQRDLENCDPRTDPECRSQSRSREHQRVPTENCDPRTDPECNARYQAREQQRRDSENCDPRTDPECYSLYRTRQRQREDTENCDPYTDPECYYALYYAREKQRASAENCDPSVDPECESQSRTWEQERGATENCDPSRDPGCQLKTPSREKEGIATGKCDPYTDPECYSRSHAREKERTAAENCDPNTNPACNSQTHSKQERTDVEQCDPYTDPQCYSRSHAGGDEEIATEKCDPYTDPECYYSLFRAREQERTTTGNCNPSFESDCNGYESQVNEQYRTTVEDCDTDYDPNCNNRPTNSGESNRDCPSDLDPDCSGTPSHSSEKTDTEECDPYDPYCGREAMDYHPSEKDLTCDPDYHRDCASSEAHEDDQAHKEDCDPIYDSSCHNEEEDVYETDSDCDPEYDVECHVQRFAFKDEELDSQDRGRYEMICDPDLEYSCPFENDVNDVTTSYDDYHLAYNPYSAGYDKLYQGDQETDGTEKEDDSQGNPN